The following is a genomic window from Geminicoccus roseus DSM 18922.
CTGGAATGGGCGCCGCTCGATCCGGGCAATCCCTGGGGCATCCGCTCGGTACCGGTGATCACCAGCCGCTATCCGCTCTGGGAACAGGAAGGCCTGGCCCGGCAGATCGCCGAGGGACGCTTCTACCTGCCCGACGCCAAGGAGATGAAGCGCGAGACGCTGATCACCACCGTGCTGGATGCGGAGCCGGTCCAGGTCCTGCGCCTGCCCGGCCCGTCGTTCCTGCCGATGATCGCCGCCATCTTCGTGGGCGGCTCCTTTATCGCCGCCACCTTCCACTGGTGGATTTCCGCGGCACTGTCCGGCGTGGTCGGCATCGGCGTGATCATGGCGTGGCTGTGGACCGGCACCGCGATGATCCCGGAGAAAGCCAGCAAGGATGCCGGCCTGGACGCTGAGCTGCCGCTCTACAAGTCCGGGCCGCAATCGGTCGGCTGGTGGGCAATGTTCATCACCATGGTCGGCGACGGCACCGCCTTCGCCAGCCTCGTGTTCGCCTACTACTTCTACTGGACGATCCAGCCGGACTTTCCGCCCCCGGACGCAACCGGCCCCGGCCTGACCTACCCGCTGCTGGCCGCTGCCGTGGCCTTCGGCGCATGGCTCTGCATGGTCCGGGCGCGGGCGGTCAACCGTGGCGGCAGCGAGCGCCGGGCAGCCCAGCTGATGGCGACCAGCGTCCTGCTCGCCCTGGCGAGTGCCGCCCTGCTGCTCTACGCGCCCTGGACCACCGGCCTGGTCCCCACCCGCGACGTCTACGACGCCACGGTCTGGGTGCTGGTGCTCTGGTCGGCGATCCATCTGGTGGTGGGCGTGCTGATGCAGGGCTACTGCATCGCCCGCAGCCTCGCCGGCAAGCTGACGGCCCGGCACGACATCGATCTGCAGAACGTCGTGCTCTACTGGCATTTCGCCGCGATCACCGCGATCGTCACGGTCATGGTGATCGCCCTGTTCCCCCTGGTGGCGTGAGGGCGACGCGGATGTTCTGGCGCGAGAAGGCCAATCTCTGGACGCTGATCACCCCGCCCACCGTCTGGGCGCTGCATTTCCTGTTCTGCTACGTCGTGGCGGCCATCGCCTGCGCCAAGTTCGGCCGCGCGGCAGACCTGGACGGCACCCGGATCGTCATCGCGGTGGCGACTGTCGCCGCTGCCGGCCTGATCGTGGTGGCCGCCGTGACCGCCAGGCACCACTGGAGCATCGGCTCGGAACTGCCGCCCTATGACGAGCCGACCAGCCAGGACCGCGAGCGCTTCCTGGGCGTCTCGACCTTCCTGGTGAGCTGCCTGAGCTTCGTCGGCGTGATCTTCGTCGCCATGCCGGCCCTGTTCATCTCGGACTGCCGCTGATGCGCTGGCCCTTTCTTCTGGCAGGCATTCTCATGCTGGCCTTGGTCTGGGGCGGCCCGCTCCAGGCGGTGGCCGGCCATGGCTTCGCCGCCCACATGGCGATGCATATGGGCGTGGTCGCGGTGGCGGCACCGCTGATGGCCGCCAGCATCGCCGGGACGCGGGTCGACCCCTCGCCCGGCCGCCCGCTTCTGTTCGGTCCGCTGCCCGCCTCGCTGGTCGAACTGCTGGTGGTCTGGGGCTGGCATGCGCCGGGACCCCACGAGGCGGCCCGCAGCCATGCCGGGATGTTCGCCCTGGAGCAGGGCAGCTTCCTCCTGTCCGGGCTGCTGGTCTGGATCGCCTGCCTGGGCTTTGCCGCCAGCGGCCGCGCCGGCCGCAGCCTGCTCGGCACGCTCGGCCTCCTGCTCACCTCGATTCACATGACCCTGCTGGGCGCGCTCCTGGCCTTCGCCACCCGCCCGCTCTACGACCATGGCGGCCATGCAATGCCGGACCACCAGCTCGCCGACCAGCAGGTCGGCGGCATCATCATGCTGCTGGTGGGAGGCGCCTCCTACCTCCTGGGCGGCCTCGTCCTGATGGCGAGGCTGTTCCGCGAGCCGACCGGCGCCGGCGCTCGGGGAGCGCCGTCATGACGATCAGGTTGCGCTACCTGGTCTGGGCGGCCCTGGCGCTGGCTCTGGCGGGACTCGTCGTCGCCTGGTCCGGCCTCATCAGCGTCGGCGCCAGCTCCGGCCACTGGGCGATCACCAACGTTGCCCTGCACTGGGCGATGCAGCAGTCGGTGGAGACCAGGGCCCTGTCGGTGGAGCCGCCGCCGAACCTGGACGACCCGGCCCTGGTGCGCCGCGCCGCCCGCCATTTCGAGACGAGCTGCGCCTTCTGCCATGGCTCTCCGGCGCGGGACGGCCGGGCCCTGCCGCAGCAGATGACCCCGCCACC
Proteins encoded in this region:
- a CDS encoding cytochrome c oxidase assembly protein, whose translation is MRWPFLLAGILMLALVWGGPLQAVAGHGFAAHMAMHMGVVAVAAPLMAASIAGTRVDPSPGRPLLFGPLPASLVELLVVWGWHAPGPHEAARSHAGMFALEQGSFLLSGLLVWIACLGFAASGRAGRSLLGTLGLLLTSIHMTLLGALLAFATRPLYDHGGHAMPDHQLADQQVGGIIMLLVGGASYLLGGLVLMARLFREPTGAGARGAPS